AGGCGACGCAAAAAGGGTACTTCTACCAGAGAGCGCGCGAAAGCGAAATCCAGCTGGCCAGACGCGTCGTGAACGGAGAGCGGCAGAACCCGGCAACAAACGCCCTGTGGTATTTCCGTCCGGCATCCGGGGGTTGTCCGGCGCAGTGGTACAACCAGCGCAACGTCGGGCGTTATAAAGCCCACTGCTTCTTCGCCCCGGCAAGCGGGGAATGTCCGAGAGTGTACTGAGATCAAGAAAGCGAGGAATGAGGCAACATGGCAAACGGTTACGGCTTCAATACGGCGGTCAGTCCGGCAAGAACAGGCGGAGCCGGCTACGGAGGAGGCATGAATCCGGCTTATCCGCAGGCCGGAGCATCGGCCTTTCCGGCGCAAATGCCGATGACGGCGGGCGCTTCGGCGTTCCCGATGATGCAAATGCCGATGACGGCGGGCGCGGGGGCCGTTCCGGCGGTGCCGAGCGGATCGCTCGTGACGCCGGCCGGCGGCAATATCATGGCGGTTCCGATTGTGGAGGAATCGTACGTCGAAAACATTTTGCGCCTCAACCGCGGCAAAATGGCTACCTTTTATATGACCTACGAAAACAACCGCGAATGGAACGCCAAAATTTTCCGCGGCATCGTCGAAGCGGCCGGACGCGACCATATTATTATCAGCGATCCGTCGACCGGCATGCGCTTCCTGCTGCTGACGCTGAACCTGGACTACGTCACTTTTGATGGGCCGATCAACTATCAGTATCCGTTCCAGGGCGCAACGATTACGAACACGACGCCGATCACGTCCACAGGAGGCGCAGCGGGCTCCGCGGCGCCGTCGTTAGGCCGATAAAAGCGGCTCCCGCCGTCAGGCGGGCGCCACCGGACGAAACGTCCACGCATGGATTTTGGGAGCTCCCCCCTGCACCCAGGCCGCCATGCGCGACCATTCGGAACGCTCGCGGAGGCGTTCTTTTTTTATGCGCTCCGCCGCCTCCACGCTTTCCGCCTTCCAGACTTCGACAAAAAGAAACGGCTGATCGGTCCCCTCGTACAGCTCGAATCCGCCCGGCGCAGCCTGCTTTTCCCCGATCCAATGACGGTACTCCGCTTCGAAATCCGGGTCGATCCTGTATTCGACAAAACAGATCGGCATGATTTTCGCCCTCCCGTTATAAACGCCCGCGATTCAGAAAATACTGAAACGTATATATAAAAGTATACCACTATAGAGGGGAGTGATTCATCTTCATGGACAGCGGAACGCATTTGGTCATGGGACTCGGTCTGGCCGGTCTCGCTTCCATCGATCCGGTCGTGGCCTCCGACCAAACCGTTTATGCCGCCATCCTGATCGGTACGGTGATCGGATCGGAAGCGCCGGATTTCGACGGCATTCTACGCATCAAGAGCAACGCCGTCTATATCCGCAATCACCGGGGGGCTTCCCATTCCGTGCCCGCTATCGCGATTTGGACGGTTTTGATTACGCTGCTCATCCAGGCCCTCTTCGGCTTTCGCATCCCTTGGCTTCATCTCGGCGGCTGGGTGCTGCTGGCCGTCTCCGTCCATGTGTTCACCGATTTGTTCAACACGTACGGCACGCAGGCGGCAAGACCGTTTACGGAAAAATGGATCTCCTGGAACATCATCCATATTTTCGATCCGTTTATTTTCGGGGCCCATGTGCTGGCGATTCTGCTGTGGGCGCTGCGGCTTGCCGATCCGAGAACGGTTTTCCCGATCCTGTACGCCGTCTTGATCGTGTATTATATTTGGCGGACCGCTGCGCATCGATCGCTGCGAAGACGGCTGCCGGTTCTCGACGCCGATTACCGCAAAGGCGAGAGCTACATCCTCATCCCGACCGTCTCGCTCTACGACTGGAACGTCGTCAAATCGCAGCCGGACGGAACGTTCCTGATCGGCGATTACCGGCGGGGCAAGCTGCGCTGGGTCGACCGCGTCCGATGCTCCGACCACCCGGCCGTGGAGAAATCGCGCAGCGACGCGTCGATCCGCGCCTTCCTGTATTTCACCTCGTTCGCTTGTGCCGAAGTGCGCGAGCATACGTGGGGCTACGAGGTGCGCTGGTCGGATGTGCGTTACCGGCACCGCAAGCAGTATCCGTTCGTCGGCGTGCTGCTGATGGATAAGGATTATTTGACGCTCGGCTCCTATGTCGGCTGGCTGAGCGACGACCGGCTGCAGAAGCGTCTGCGCATGAATACGTATTGACTATAGGCCGCCCCTTCTTGCACAATAGAAGGGGTTTTTGCTGCGTCCGGCAATAGGAAAAAGCTCAAGGTTGCCCTTGAGCCAGTTTAATACCATTTGCCTATACGGCAGCTTCGGCTTAACGGAATTGCGAACCGGACAGCTGCTGCTCGGCGATTTGAACCAGTTTACGGGTGATGTAGCCCCCGAGGGAACCGGCGTCGCGAGTGGCCATGTTGCCATAGTAGCCGTCTTGCGGAATTTGAATGCCAAGCTCTTGAGCCACTTCGTATTTCATTTGGTTAAGAGCTGCGCTTGCTTGAGGTACGACCAGCTGATTGCTGCTGCGAGATTGTCCTGCCATTGGAAATTCTCCTTTCATCCTCTTCACGTTGTGTGTTGCAAGCTTGCAAACTTATTATGGTTCGCCCGCGAAAAGAATATGCTTACGGTTGCAATGATTTTTTAAACATTTTCGCTAAAGCAGAAAAGGAGAATTCCTGTGTCCAAATCGATGTCGCTTTTGTTTGCCGTCGTCTCCGTCCTGCTGATGTCCGCCACCGCGGTATCGATCAGCTACAGCGGCTGGCTCGCCGTGCTGTTCTTCGTGCTGACGCTGGTCAGCATCGCTTCCGGATTCGTCTATAAAGCGAAAATGAACCGCCGCGGATAACGGAACGAATTCCGTTATCCGCGGCGGTTCAGCGCCTCCGGTTTTCGCCTTAGGCTGCTCCGCGAACGGCTCTCCTGCTTGCCGCATCGTCCCGGTCAGTGCGGCTGCTTCGTTTTCAGCCGCCCTTGGCTGCTCCTCGAACGGCTCTCCTGCTTACCGCATCATCCCGGTCAGCGCGGCGCGAGGAAGCCCATCCGCTCCTTCACGTCCGCCAAGGTTTGATTGGCAATGGCGGATACGCGCTCCGCGCCGCGCTTTAAAATATCGCCGATCTCCCCGGAGCTGCGAATCTCGCGATACCGCGCCTGCAGCGGCTCCAGCGCCGCCACCACATGCTCCGCCAAATCCTTCTTGAACGCGCCGTAGCCCTGGCCTTCGTAACGGCCTGCGATCTCCTCCAGCGTGACGCCCGCGCAGTGGGCGTAAATGCTCATCAGGTTGCTGATTTCCGGCTTCCCGGCCGGATCGAATGCAACCTCCCGCCCGGAATCCGTCGTCGCCCGGCTGATCTTTTTGCGGATCATGTCCGGCGGATCAAGCAGCGCGATGAAGCTGGCCGGATTCGGATTGCTTTTGCTCATTTTCTTCGCAGCGTCGTCGAGCGACATGATGCGCGCGCCGATTTTCGGAATGTACGGCTCCGGTATCGTGAAATAGTCGCCGAAGCGCGTGTTGAAGCGCTGCGCCAAGTCGCGGGTCAGCTCCAGGTGCTGCTTCTGGTCGTCCCCGACCGGCACGAGGTCCGCGTTATAGACGAGAATGTCCGCCGCCATCAAGGCCGGGTAGACGAACAGACCGGCGCCGACCGATTCTTTGCCCGCGGCTTTGTCCTTGAACTGCGTCATTCGCTCCAGCTCGCCCATATAGGTCAGCGTCGTCATCAGCCAACCGAGCTCCGCATGCGCGGGAACATGCGACTGCGCAAACACGCTCGCTTTTGCCGGATCGATGCCGGCGGCGATAAAGAGCGCCGCGACCGCCTCGGTCTGCTCGCGCAGAGCCGCCGGCTCCTGAGGCACGGTCACCGCATGCAGGTCGACCACCATAAAGAAGCATTCGTGCGTTTCCTGCAGCTTGACGAAATTTTGAATCGCTCCGATGTAATTGCCGAGGGTCAGCTGACCGCTTGGCTGAATGCCCGAAAGAACGCGTTTCGGCATAGGGATTCCTCCTTCATATACTCTGATGTCCGAACGGACGCAAAAAAGGCCCTTCGTCTGCTAGGGACGAAGGACCGTGGTGCCACCCTGATTCGCCTGTCCGGCGCAATACGGGAGATTGCGAAGCGCCATAAACAAGCCTTTGGCTCCTTAACGCGGATGCGATACGGGGATGCATACCGGCAGGCTTAAGCCCGCGTTCCTCATCCCGGCTCCGGGATCCATTCGGCCGCCGGCGTCCGCACCGGTTTGCACCACCCACCGGCTCTCTGAAAGCGTACGCCTTGCGCTTACTTGTTCCCATCATTGCATTTAGGATGATTATACTCGTCCGCGGGGGAATGATCAAGAGAGTGTGAGTCCCCCCTAAATCCCCCTGAGGGGGACCCCAAGGGCCCCGGCCCTCTGGACACCCGGAACAGCAGAACGTTGGAGGTCCAGAGGCGCTCGCGAGTCGGCGTTTGCGATTGCACTCGTTTTCGTCCCTTGCGGGACACACTTTTCCTCTTGAAGCGCTCGTGCTGCCTGGTCTTTTTGCCTCTGCGCGGCCTTTAAAGAACGTTGGAGATCCAGAGGCGCTCGCGAGACGGCGTTTGCGGTTGTACTCGTTTTCGTCCCTTGCGGGATGGGACACACTTTTCCTTTCGGTGCGCTCGTGCTGCCAGGTTTTTTTTGGCCTCTGCGCGGCCTTTCAATAACGTCGGAGGTCCAGAGGCGCTCGCAAGCTGGCGTTTACGGTTGCACTCGTTTTCGTCCCTTGCGGGACACACTTCCCTCTCGGCGCTCTTGGGCTGCCTGGTCTTTTTGGCCTCTGCGCGGCCATGGAGTCAAAAAAGCCCCGCTTGCGCGGGGCGGAAAACTACTCGATCTGCTGGAGATAGGCGACGAGGTCGTTGATTTCCTGGTCGCTGAGGCCGCTGGTACGGCCGTGTTTGTCGCCGGCGCGCTCGATCACGTCCTTCAGCGTCGGCGCGCTGCCGTCGTGCAAATACGGGGCCGTCGCGTATACGCCGCGAAGCGTCGGCGTGTCGTATTCGCCCCGCTTGCGCGTGTTCTTGAAGCCGTCGCGCGCGTCGCCGGCGTAATCGGTATCTGTTTTGCTGACGGTACCGACGTCGTGCAGGAAATCGGTATTGGCCGTCGTCAGCTTGTCGTCCGGTCCGACCGCCTTGACGCTGTCGGTAAGAACGTCCGTCGCATGGCACGTAATGCACTGCGCTTTCCCCTCGAAAAGCTCCTTGCCGCGCTCCGCTTCCGGCGTCAGTTGATCATCCGCCGTCCGGTACGGGCTCTGCGGCACCGGATAGGCGTCCGGCATGCGCAGGTATGCTTCCAGGGCGTCGAACATCTTCTGCTTATCCGCCGGAATCGGCCTGGCCGGATCGACATCCATCATACCGCCCATTTCGCCTTGGATCGTATGAATATAATCGTCGAAATCGTCGCGGCTGCCGTCCCACATGAACAGCCCGGTCTCAAACGCGAGCACGTTGCTCGGCACGTTCCGCGGTCCTTTGCCCGTCGTCAGCGTCAGCCCGTCGGTTCTGCCGTCGGAATGGCAGGAAGCGCAGCTCATCCAGAACGAGCCGGTAATCGGGTAATCGTCCGTATTGGCGCTGTAAAAGATCGTTTTGCCGAGCCGCTCCTCCGGCGTCAGCCGGTCCCGTGCGATCAGCTTCACCGGCGCGCCGTCCACGCGCGGCTGCCCGCCCTCTTCGCCCGAAGGGAGCGTCACCACGCTCATGTCGTGCGAATTTTCATTATGGATGTACAAGTTTTTGCCGTCCGGCGACATCGCCATCGCCACCGGATAATCCCCGGGCAAATGACGGATGATTTGGCTGGCCCTGCCGCCGCGCGATAAGTCGAACACGAGCAGATCCTCGCTGCCGCTCAAGAGCGCGTACGCCTTTGTGCCGTCTTTGGAGAAAAGAACGTCCGACGGATTCGATACGATCGTCGATTTGCCGAACTTGTCCTTGACGTCGATCGCTTTGAACAGCTCCTTGCGCGCTTTCGCGTCCTCTTTGTCCGTCGTTAAATCGAGCACCGAAAACGCGGGAAAAATAACTTCCTCAAACTGGATCGTCGTATCGACGTTCGTGAGCAGATGCGGCTCCCAGGCCGTTTTGCCGTCCGGGGCAATGCGGATCTGCTCGATCGTGTTCGGAATGCCCTGGCTTTTTTTGCGGTCCTTCTGGTCGGGAGAAGGCGCAAGCTTCACGTCGCTCTTCCGCTTCATCGATTGCGTATCGTACACGAGCGTATCGGCGCTCAAATAATCCGAGACGTACAGCGTCCCGCCGTCGGCGGACAGCGCAAGCGCCCTCGGCTTGTCGCCGGCGGGCAGCTGCTTCAAAATCGTCCGTTTGACGGCGTCCACGACGGACACGGTACCCGATCGGTAATTGGTGACATACAGCGTTTTGCCGTCCGGGCTGCGGACGATGCCGATCGGCTCGATGCCGGTTTTCGCCGTGCCGAGTACCTTGCCCGAGCGGACGTCGATCCATTCGACGCTGTTCGCGTATCTGCACGTGACATAGAGCGTTCCGCCGTCCGGCGAGACCGTCAGCTGCCGCGGTTCCCGGCCGACCTGAATCTCTTTCACGACCTTGCGGCTGCCGGCATCGACGACGGTCACCGTATTGGCATCCCCGTTCGCCACGAAAATCGTATCCCCGTCCGGGCTGACGGTAATGCTGCTGCCCGACTGCGGACCCGCAGGCTCCTTTTCCGCCGAAGGCATGCAGGCGGCGGCAAGGAACGCCAAGACGGCGAGCGCTCCCGCGCCCGCCGCCAGCCTCCAGCCAAGCGGTCCGTTAATTCGTAATGTCAACCGGAAGAAGCACCGGGGCAATGCCATTCTCACCATGTCCCTTCTGAACCTGCGGCACCGTGTCGCCGTCCGTATTGCCGGAATCGTCGCCTTCTTTATAGACGTCTCCGGTATCCCAGAA
This genomic window from Paenibacillus humicola contains:
- the gerQ gene encoding spore coat protein GerQ, which translates into the protein MANGYGFNTAVSPARTGGAGYGGGMNPAYPQAGASAFPAQMPMTAGASAFPMMQMPMTAGAGAVPAVPSGSLVTPAGGNIMAVPIVEESYVENILRLNRGKMATFYMTYENNREWNAKIFRGIVEAAGRDHIIISDPSTGMRFLLLTLNLDYVTFDGPINYQYPFQGATITNTTPITSTGGAAGSAAPSLGR
- a CDS encoding metal-dependent hydrolase — translated: MDSGTHLVMGLGLAGLASIDPVVASDQTVYAAILIGTVIGSEAPDFDGILRIKSNAVYIRNHRGASHSVPAIAIWTVLITLLIQALFGFRIPWLHLGGWVLLAVSVHVFTDLFNTYGTQAARPFTEKWISWNIIHIFDPFIFGAHVLAILLWALRLADPRTVFPILYAVLIVYYIWRTAAHRSLRRRLPVLDADYRKGESYILIPTVSLYDWNVVKSQPDGTFLIGDYRRGKLRWVDRVRCSDHPAVEKSRSDASIRAFLYFTSFACAEVREHTWGYEVRWSDVRYRHRKQYPFVGVLLMDKDYLTLGSYVGWLSDDRLQKRLRMNTY
- a CDS encoding beta-propeller fold lactonase family protein; the protein is MTLRINGPLGWRLAAGAGALAVLAFLAAACMPSAEKEPAGPQSGSSITVSPDGDTIFVANGDANTVTVVDAGSRKVVKEIQVGREPRQLTVSPDGGTLYVTCRYANSVEWIDVRSGKVLGTAKTGIEPIGIVRSPDGKTLYVTNYRSGTVSVVDAVKRTILKQLPAGDKPRALALSADGGTLYVSDYLSADTLVYDTQSMKRKSDVKLAPSPDQKDRKKSQGIPNTIEQIRIAPDGKTAWEPHLLTNVDTTIQFEEVIFPAFSVLDLTTDKEDAKARKELFKAIDVKDKFGKSTIVSNPSDVLFSKDGTKAYALLSGSEDLLVFDLSRGGRASQIIRHLPGDYPVAMAMSPDGKNLYIHNENSHDMSVVTLPSGEEGGQPRVDGAPVKLIARDRLTPEERLGKTIFYSANTDDYPITGSFWMSCASCHSDGRTDGLTLTTGKGPRNVPSNVLAFETGLFMWDGSRDDFDDYIHTIQGEMGGMMDVDPARPIPADKQKMFDALEAYLRMPDAYPVPQSPYRTADDQLTPEAERGKELFEGKAQCITCHATDVLTDSVKAVGPDDKLTTANTDFLHDVGTVSKTDTDYAGDARDGFKNTRKRGEYDTPTLRGVYATAPYLHDGSAPTLKDVIERAGDKHGRTSGLSDQEINDLVAYLQQIE
- the trpS gene encoding tryptophan--tRNA ligase, with product MPKRVLSGIQPSGQLTLGNYIGAIQNFVKLQETHECFFMVVDLHAVTVPQEPAALREQTEAVAALFIAAGIDPAKASVFAQSHVPAHAELGWLMTTLTYMGELERMTQFKDKAAGKESVGAGLFVYPALMAADILVYNADLVPVGDDQKQHLELTRDLAQRFNTRFGDYFTIPEPYIPKIGARIMSLDDAAKKMSKSNPNPASFIALLDPPDMIRKKISRATTDSGREVAFDPAGKPEISNLMSIYAHCAGVTLEEIAGRYEGQGYGAFKKDLAEHVVAALEPLQARYREIRSSGEIGDILKRGAERVSAIANQTLADVKERMGFLAPR
- a CDS encoding cell wall hydrolase; this translates as MAVVKANSSDLKLLARLLRAEAEGEGNLGMLMVGNVGVNRIIGNCLDFRNIRTVPQMVYQSPGGFEATQKGYFYQRARESEIQLARRVVNGERQNPATNALWYFRPASGGCPAQWYNQRNVGRYKAHCFFAPASGECPRVY
- a CDS encoding alpha/beta-type small acid-soluble spore protein; this encodes MAGQSRSSNQLVVPQASAALNQMKYEVAQELGIQIPQDGYYGNMATRDAGSLGGYITRKLVQIAEQQLSGSQFR